The following proteins are encoded in a genomic region of Cricetulus griseus strain 17A/GY chromosome 7, alternate assembly CriGri-PICRH-1.0, whole genome shotgun sequence:
- the LOC100762201 gene encoding olfactory receptor 1496, protein MTGSNETVISQFLLLGLPIPPEHQHLFYALFLAMYLTTVLGNLIIIILILLDSHLHTPMYLFLSNLSFSDLCFSSVTMPKLLQNMQTLDPSIPYTGCLTQIYFLMFFGDMESFLLMVMAYDRYVAICFPLHYTSIMSPKLCACLLLPLWMLATVNAMMHTLLLARLSFCENNVILHFFCDILALLKLACTDTYINELMILIMSGLIGIVPFLLIVMSYARIVFSILKGPSTQGIHKLFSTCGSHLSVVSLFYGTIIGLFLCPSSNNSTVKETTMAMMYTVVTPMLNPFIYSLRNRDIKGALIRVIFNKKISL, encoded by the coding sequence ATGACTGGCAGCAACGAAACTGTTATCTCCCAATTCCTCCTCCTGGGCCTGCCCATACCCCCAGAGCACCAGCACCTGTTCTATGCCCTGTTCCTGGCCATGTACCTCACCACTGTCCTGGGGaacctcatcatcatcatcctcattcTACTGgactcccatctccacacacccatgtacttgtTTCTCAgcaacttgtccttctctgacctctgcttctcctctgtCACAATGCCCAAATTGCTGCAGAACATGCAAACCCTGGACCCATCGATACCCTATACAGGTTGTCTGACACAAatatactttttaatgttttttggagacatggaGAGCTTCCTTCTTATggtcatggcctatgaccgctatgtggccatctgcttcCCCCTTCATTACACCAGCATCATGAGCCCCAAGCTCTGTGCTTGTCTGTTGCTGCCACTGTGGATGCTGGCCACAGTCAATGCCATGATGCATACACTGCTCTTGGCtagattgtctttttgtgagaaCAATGTGATTCTCCACTTTTTCTGTGACATATTAGCTCTCCTGAAGCTGGCTTGCACAGACACTTACATTAATGAGTTAATGATATTAATCATGAGTGGTCTCATTGGTATTGTACCATTCCTACTCATTGTTATGTCCTATGCAAGGATTGTGTTTTCTATTCTCAAGGGTCCATCTACCCAAGGCATCCATAAGCTCTTCTCCACCTGTGGTTCCCACTTGTCTGTGGTTTCCCTGTTCTATGGGACAATTATTGGTCTATTCTTATGTCCTTCATCTAATAACTCAACTGTGAAGGAGACTACCATGGCTATGATGTACACAGTGGTGACTCCCATGCTGAACCCcttcatctacagcctgaggaacagaGACATAAAGGGAGCCCTGATAAGAGTTATCTTCAATAAGAAAATTTCTTTGTAA